A window of Dickeya zeae NCPPB 2538 contains these coding sequences:
- a CDS encoding ATP-binding protein gives MKHSGSLSRQIIRSMILLALSVTLMMVVGSYLFYGLMLSVSPESLSPDNQWMPTTVEWFWMGGTSLLALLIAVVLAVRLARRILVPLNSVAHSLRQIAEGELKARAETDDYSLGEAALLVRDFNTMAERLERMEQERAFWNAAIAHELRTPVTILRGRLQGLTEGVFEPDIGLFRNLLTQVEGLGRLIEDLRVVGLAESGHLELRSMPTRLSDEVTAVVNAFGPVLQQAGFTLSLALDDHPVPCDPVRIRQAVLALLENAQKHATPGPLGIQAGVEHEQAFLRVEDSGPGIAPDFAGRIFEAFTRGEPSHPDNTKGSGLGLAVVQAIAQAHGGQASCYPAPSGGAVFELSWPIAGCNREGPTIAQ, from the coding sequence ATGAAGCACAGCGGTAGCCTGAGCCGACAAATTATACGCTCCATGATCCTGCTGGCGCTGTCCGTCACGCTGATGATGGTGGTTGGATCCTACCTCTTCTATGGGCTGATGCTGAGTGTTTCGCCGGAAAGCCTCTCGCCAGACAATCAGTGGATGCCGACGACGGTCGAGTGGTTCTGGATGGGGGGAACGTCCTTACTGGCGTTGCTGATAGCGGTGGTGTTAGCCGTTCGACTGGCCCGCCGCATTCTGGTGCCGTTGAATTCGGTGGCGCACAGCCTGCGCCAAATCGCTGAAGGCGAGCTGAAGGCGCGTGCCGAAACCGATGATTACTCCCTGGGGGAAGCGGCCTTACTGGTGCGCGATTTCAACACGATGGCGGAACGGCTGGAGCGCATGGAACAAGAGCGGGCGTTCTGGAACGCAGCCATCGCCCATGAGTTGCGCACGCCGGTCACGATTTTACGCGGCCGTTTGCAGGGGTTGACGGAAGGGGTATTCGAACCGGATATCGGGTTATTTCGCAATCTGTTGACGCAAGTGGAAGGGCTGGGACGATTGATTGAAGATTTGCGAGTAGTGGGGCTGGCAGAGAGCGGTCATCTGGAACTGCGCTCGATGCCGACCCGTTTGTCTGATGAGGTGACGGCGGTGGTCAATGCGTTTGGCCCGGTACTGCAACAGGCGGGATTTACGCTGTCGCTGGCGTTGGATGACCACCCAGTGCCCTGTGACCCGGTACGCATCCGCCAGGCTGTGCTGGCGCTACTGGAAAATGCGCAAAAACATGCCACCCCCGGCCCGTTAGGTATTCAGGCCGGAGTGGAACACGAACAGGCATTTCTGCGCGTGGAAGACAGCGGACCGGGTATCGCCCCTGATTTTGCCGGGCGCATTTTTGAGGCGTTTACCCGGGGGGAACCCTCGCACCCGGATAACACCAAAGGCAGCGGGCTGGGGCTGGCGGTGGTGCAGGCGATTGCGCAGGCGCACGGCGGGCAGGCGAGTTGTTACCCGGCACCATCCGGCGGCGCGGTGTTTGAACTAAGCTGGCCGATTGCGGGTTGCAACCGTGAAGGCCCGACCATAGCGCAATAA
- a CDS encoding LysR family transcriptional regulator has translation MINPTHFDLQSLRLFLQVARIGSLTKTAAHFHMTLSALSKRMAELERTVDCVLFIRMPRGLALTAAGKELVHHARQVVNSVDRMAGEMQDYAVGVRGHVHIWANTSAIIEFLPQELADFLQHHPLVRINLEEKLSETVVTALLTGQADIGIFADNVPSPGVEKMPYREDQLVVLVSPQHPLAGCRDIPFADTLPYDFVGLNDGSSLLKLLQDTAEEYGNLLRLRIQVSSFDAVCRMIEAGLGISILPEGAVRPEILGVGLHAIRLTDDWATRKLWLGIKSGAILQPEAANLLAHLRQPVPTHAGDADPTLSPEGD, from the coding sequence ATGATCAATCCCACGCACTTTGACTTGCAGTCACTACGCCTGTTTTTGCAGGTCGCCAGAATCGGTAGCCTGACCAAAACGGCCGCCCATTTTCACATGACGCTGTCCGCCCTGAGCAAGCGCATGGCAGAGCTGGAGCGCACCGTCGATTGTGTGTTGTTTATCCGTATGCCACGCGGCCTGGCGTTGACTGCCGCGGGAAAAGAGCTGGTACACCACGCACGTCAGGTGGTAAACAGCGTCGATCGCATGGCGGGTGAAATGCAGGATTACGCGGTGGGCGTACGCGGCCACGTGCATATTTGGGCCAATACCTCAGCCATCATCGAATTTCTGCCGCAGGAACTGGCCGATTTTCTGCAACATCACCCGCTGGTACGTATCAACCTGGAAGAAAAACTGAGCGAAACGGTGGTCACCGCGCTGCTCACCGGGCAAGCCGACATCGGTATTTTCGCTGATAACGTCCCCTCGCCCGGCGTCGAAAAAATGCCCTATCGGGAGGATCAACTGGTGGTGTTGGTCTCGCCTCAGCATCCACTCGCCGGTTGCCGGGACATCCCCTTCGCCGACACCTTGCCGTACGATTTCGTCGGCCTCAACGATGGCAGCTCCTTGCTAAAACTGTTGCAGGACACCGCCGAAGAATACGGAAACCTGCTGCGCCTGCGCATTCAGGTCAGCAGCTTCGATGCCGTGTGCCGTATGATCGAAGCCGGGCTTGGCATCAGCATCCTGCCTGAAGGCGCAGTGCGCCCGGAAATTCTCGGCGTCGGGCTGCACGCCATTCGGCTGACCGATGACTGGGCCACCCGCAAACTGTGGCTGGGTATTAAATCCGGTGCGATATTGCAGCCTGAAGCCGCCAATTTGCTGGCACACCTACGCCAGCCAGTACCCACACACGCTGGTGATGCTGACCCCACCCTGTCACCCGAAGGTGATTGA
- a CDS encoding VOC family protein, with protein sequence MISHIDHIVLTCVDPAATQQFYTQVLQLRLETFGNGRIAFCFGQQKINLHVRGSEFAPHAHLPAPGALDLCFIASEPLTQVIAHVQRCGWPIIDGPVERTGATGKIRSIYLRDPDLNLIEIAEPLSDSAR encoded by the coding sequence TTGATTAGTCACATTGACCATATTGTGCTGACCTGTGTTGATCCGGCGGCGACGCAGCAGTTCTACACGCAGGTGTTACAACTGCGGCTGGAAACCTTCGGTAATGGCCGCATTGCGTTTTGCTTCGGGCAGCAGAAAATCAATCTTCATGTCAGGGGAAGTGAGTTCGCGCCGCATGCTCATCTGCCTGCTCCAGGGGCGCTTGATCTGTGTTTTATTGCCAGCGAACCGCTGACACAGGTGATCGCGCATGTGCAGCGCTGCGGCTGGCCGATTATCGACGGGCCGGTTGAGCGCACCGGTGCGACCGGGAAAATCCGCTCGATTTACCTGCGTGACCCGGATCTGAACCTGATTGAGATAGCCGAACCGTTATCAGACAGCGCGCGCTAA
- a CDS encoding sulfite exporter TauE/SafE family protein translates to MTSVVITQVAVCLILGMGLGVCGGMLGIGGGLIAIPVLGMLFGMNQHLAQGTALIMITPNVLIGFLRYRQRNKIDTRMTLMLCAFATVSAYIAAHMAAAIQVDNLQQAFAIFLLVLAAYYIWQWVNSQRSRTPTSVLSARYLPVLGVASGFMSGIFTVGGGLVVVPALVTLFGFTQTQAQGIALALVVPGALAALVSYTQAGNVDWATGIPLAIGGILSVSWGVALAHKLPVVALRLTFCLVLVGVAVVMLVGK, encoded by the coding sequence ATGACGAGTGTAGTGATAACCCAGGTGGCTGTGTGCCTGATACTGGGAATGGGGCTTGGGGTGTGTGGCGGTATGTTGGGCATTGGCGGCGGGCTAATAGCTATCCCGGTGCTGGGAATGCTGTTTGGTATGAACCAGCATCTCGCCCAGGGAACGGCGCTGATCATGATTACGCCGAATGTGCTGATAGGGTTTCTGCGCTATCGGCAGCGCAACAAAATCGATACCCGTATGACATTGATGTTGTGCGCCTTTGCCACCGTATCGGCCTATATCGCCGCGCACATGGCGGCGGCTATTCAGGTTGATAACCTGCAACAGGCATTTGCCATTTTTCTGCTGGTGCTGGCGGCTTACTACATCTGGCAGTGGGTAAACAGCCAACGTAGCCGTACACCGACGTCAGTATTATCAGCACGTTATCTTCCAGTGCTGGGGGTGGCGAGTGGTTTTATGTCCGGTATTTTTACCGTCGGCGGCGGGCTGGTGGTGGTCCCGGCGCTGGTAACGCTGTTTGGTTTCACCCAGACACAGGCACAAGGTATCGCGCTGGCGCTGGTGGTCCCCGGCGCGCTGGCGGCGCTGGTGTCGTACACGCAGGCCGGGAACGTCGACTGGGCGACCGGCATTCCGCTGGCGATTGGCGGCATTCTCAGCGTGTCATGGGGCGTGGCGCTGGCGCATAAGTTGCCGGTGGTGGCGCTGCGATTGACGTTCTGTCTGGTGCTGGTTGGCGTTGCGGTAGTAATGCTGGTAGGAAAATAA
- a CDS encoding ABC-F family ATP-binding cassette domain-containing protein, which produces MSTLLTVHALSVDTPFGPLLNDISFTLNQGDRLGLIGHNGCGKSTLLKLLDGTLSPGRGSVTRANHCLLARVEQHLPMDLHPLTMLDAVLARLPEMERLSERWRAETLLAEMGFGDHDWRLCAGTLSGGQHTRLLLARALITSPDLLLLDEPSNHLDLPTLLWLEQFLQHWSGSFVLVSHDSQLLDNVTNGSYILRDRQLHYFALPCSAARAALVERDRSDALRHKAEQKEIDRVTASAKRLAIWGKVYDNEDLARKAKQMEKRIERLKEDQTELSAGSQWRLSLKGEALSADRLLEMTTLDVSPAPQHPPLFTLPLQRVKSGDRVAIIGRNGCGKSSLLRLLWQQYSSAMPEGAIRLHPRVRLGYYDQTLHQLRDDDTLFDALAPFAPVAQDRKMALISAGFPWSRHQQTVATLSGGERARLLFVGLSLARYALLMLDEPTNHLDMEGKEALADTLQDFDGGVLLVTHDRALISRSCNRFWLIEHGVLSEWHDLDLIYQRLGAAPADTAPSLPPPPALVSQVTSESIGEADRLLAQLVELENRLAEDLARKAKHQKPALQTQWRQEIARLNALLGLV; this is translated from the coding sequence ATGAGCACTTTACTGACTGTACACGCCCTGAGCGTGGATACCCCTTTCGGCCCTCTGCTGAACGACATTTCTTTTACCCTGAACCAGGGTGATCGCCTTGGTCTTATCGGCCATAACGGTTGTGGCAAAAGTACGCTGTTAAAGCTACTGGACGGTACGCTATCGCCAGGTCGCGGCAGTGTGACGCGCGCTAATCACTGCCTGCTGGCTCGTGTTGAGCAGCATCTGCCGATGGATCTGCACCCGTTAACGATGCTGGATGCGGTGCTGGCTCGCCTTCCCGAGATGGAACGCCTCAGCGAACGCTGGCGGGCGGAAACCTTGCTGGCGGAGATGGGCTTTGGCGACCACGACTGGCGACTGTGTGCTGGCACTCTCAGCGGTGGGCAGCATACCCGACTGCTGCTGGCGAGAGCCTTGATCACCTCGCCGGACCTGCTGTTGCTGGACGAGCCGAGTAACCACCTGGATTTGCCGACGCTATTGTGGCTGGAACAGTTCCTGCAACACTGGAGTGGCAGCTTTGTGCTGGTTTCCCACGACAGCCAGTTGCTCGATAACGTCACCAATGGCAGCTATATCCTGCGTGACCGACAACTGCATTACTTTGCACTGCCTTGTAGTGCTGCCCGCGCGGCGCTGGTGGAGCGCGATCGCAGTGATGCCTTGCGCCACAAAGCGGAACAGAAGGAAATCGACCGCGTGACCGCCAGTGCTAAACGGCTGGCTATCTGGGGCAAGGTTTATGATAACGAAGACCTGGCGCGCAAGGCCAAGCAGATGGAAAAACGCATCGAGCGGCTAAAAGAGGATCAAACCGAACTGAGCGCCGGTAGTCAGTGGCGGCTGTCGCTGAAAGGCGAAGCACTGAGTGCCGATCGGCTGTTGGAGATGACAACGCTGGACGTCAGCCCGGCTCCGCAGCACCCGCCGTTATTCACGTTGCCGTTACAGCGGGTGAAAAGCGGCGATCGGGTGGCGATTATCGGTCGCAATGGCTGTGGTAAGTCTTCGTTGTTGCGCCTTTTGTGGCAACAGTACTCGAGTGCGATGCCGGAGGGGGCGATTCGTCTGCATCCCCGTGTTCGACTGGGGTATTACGACCAGACGCTGCATCAACTGCGTGACGACGACACGCTGTTCGATGCGCTGGCACCGTTCGCACCGGTGGCGCAGGACCGCAAGATGGCCTTGATCAGCGCCGGTTTCCCGTGGTCGCGCCATCAGCAAACCGTTGCCACCCTGAGTGGCGGCGAGCGCGCCCGGCTGTTGTTTGTCGGGCTGTCGCTGGCGCGTTACGCACTACTGATGCTGGACGAGCCGACCAACCACCTGGATATGGAAGGCAAAGAGGCGCTGGCCGATACGCTGCAAGACTTTGACGGTGGTGTATTGCTGGTGACGCATGACCGGGCGCTAATCAGCCGCAGTTGCAACCGTTTCTGGCTGATTGAGCACGGTGTGTTGAGCGAGTGGCACGATCTGGACCTGATCTATCAGCGTCTGGGGGCCGCGCCTGCTGACACTGCACCCTCTTTGCCACCGCCACCAGCGCTGGTGTCTCAGGTGACATCAGAGAGTATCGGTGAAGCTGACAGGTTGCTGGCGCAACTGGTTGAACTGGAAAACCGGCTGGCTGAAGACCTGGCGCGTAAGGCGAAGCACCAGAAACCCGCACTACAGACGCAGTGGCGGCAGGAAATCGCCCGCCTCAACGCCTTGCTGGGATTGGTGTAA
- a CDS encoding LutC/YkgG family protein yields the protein MENRDAFLSNLARRLGREPRQTPLPLPPLDNNPAPTRLTDLTAQQRCDAFIDYASNVMLAHCEVTPLNQVAEAAGKLCQHYGGAPVLISGDERLVELGVTDYLQQHYQAQCWDPAAGEDNLKLATQARIGVVYADYGLTESGGVVLFSTPQQGRGLSLLPESTLFIVRKSCLLPRVAQLAQHLRQRAQRGEPLPSCINLIAGPSSTADIELIKVVGVHGPLNAAYLIIEDC from the coding sequence ATGGAAAACCGTGACGCCTTTCTGTCCAACCTGGCCCGGCGACTGGGGCGCGAGCCACGTCAAACACCGCTGCCGTTGCCGCCGCTGGACAATAACCCGGCCCCGACCCGTCTGACCGATTTGACAGCACAACAGCGCTGTGACGCCTTTATCGATTACGCCAGTAACGTGATGCTGGCGCATTGCGAAGTCACGCCGCTTAATCAGGTCGCAGAAGCCGCCGGAAAGCTGTGCCAGCATTATGGCGGCGCGCCGGTACTGATCAGTGGCGATGAACGACTGGTCGAGCTGGGGGTCACCGACTACCTGCAACAGCACTATCAGGCACAGTGCTGGGACCCGGCCGCCGGGGAAGACAACCTGAAACTCGCCACACAGGCGCGTATCGGCGTGGTGTACGCCGATTATGGTCTGACCGAATCCGGTGGTGTGGTGCTGTTCTCTACCCCGCAACAAGGACGCGGCCTGAGCCTGTTGCCGGAATCAACTCTATTTATTGTCCGCAAAAGCTGCCTGTTGCCACGCGTCGCGCAGTTGGCCCAGCATTTACGCCAGCGGGCGCAACGGGGCGAACCCTTACCGTCGTGCATCAACCTGATAGCGGGCCCCAGTTCTACCGCCGATATCGAGCTGATTAAGGTGGTGGGGGTACACGGGCCGTTAAATGCCGCGTACCTGATTATTGAGGATTGCTGA
- a CDS encoding LutB/LldF family L-lactate oxidation iron-sulfur protein — protein sequence MYLKTSNTPFHERIRQQIDDPIMRQAVANAQERIGANRQKMVDELGQWDVWRTRAAQIRAHVLDNLDAYLYQLSEQVTARGGKVFFAETREDATRYILQVTQAKQARKVVKSKSMVTEEIGMNAVLENAGIEVIETDLGEYILQLDKDAPSHVVVPAIHKDRHQIQRVLQQQLGYDGPETPEAMTRFIRQKIRADFLSADVGITGCNFAVAETGTVSLVSNEGNARLCTTLPRTHIAVMGMERIVPTFEELDVVLTMLARSAVGARLTGYNTWLTGPRDPGGVDGPEEFHLVIVDNGRSQILGSPFQDILRCIRCGACINTCPAYRHIGGHGYGSIYPGPIGAVLSPLLGGYEDFKNLPYACSLCTACDDVCPVRIPLSSLIVQHRRTLAENGMTPAAERRIVGLFNYANSHPGLWKVGMVAGARAARLLIRNGKIPFNIGAISEWTEARDLPDADGQSFRSWFKQHQRQTKEKR from the coding sequence ATGTACCTCAAGACCAGCAATACCCCGTTTCATGAGCGTATCCGCCAGCAGATAGACGACCCCATCATGCGTCAGGCGGTTGCCAACGCGCAGGAGCGTATCGGTGCCAACCGTCAAAAGATGGTCGATGAACTGGGCCAGTGGGACGTCTGGCGTACCCGTGCGGCGCAGATTCGCGCCCATGTGCTCGATAACCTCGACGCCTATCTGTATCAGTTGTCCGAACAGGTCACCGCTCGCGGCGGCAAGGTATTCTTTGCCGAAACACGCGAAGACGCGACCCGTTACATCTTGCAAGTCACACAGGCTAAACAAGCGCGCAAGGTGGTGAAATCCAAATCGATGGTGACCGAAGAGATCGGCATGAATGCCGTGCTGGAGAATGCCGGTATTGAGGTTATCGAAACCGATCTCGGCGAATACATCCTGCAACTGGATAAGGACGCGCCTTCCCATGTGGTAGTACCTGCCATCCACAAAGATCGCCACCAAATCCAGCGCGTACTGCAACAACAGTTGGGCTATGACGGTCCGGAAACGCCGGAAGCCATGACCCGTTTTATTCGCCAGAAAATCCGTGCCGACTTCCTCAGCGCCGACGTGGGGATCACCGGCTGCAACTTTGCCGTCGCGGAAACCGGCACCGTCAGTCTGGTGAGTAATGAAGGCAACGCCCGTTTGTGCACCACCCTGCCCCGCACCCACATCGCCGTGATGGGCATGGAACGTATCGTCCCGACCTTTGAGGAACTGGATGTGGTGCTCACCATGCTGGCACGCAGCGCGGTCGGTGCCCGCCTGACCGGTTACAACACCTGGCTGACCGGCCCCCGCGACCCGGGCGGCGTCGACGGCCCGGAAGAGTTTCATCTGGTGATCGTCGATAATGGCCGCTCGCAGATCCTGGGCTCGCCGTTCCAGGATATTTTGCGTTGTATTCGTTGCGGTGCCTGCATCAACACCTGTCCGGCCTACCGCCATATCGGTGGTCACGGTTACGGTTCTATCTATCCCGGTCCTATCGGCGCAGTATTATCACCGCTACTGGGCGGCTATGAAGACTTCAAGAACCTGCCTTACGCCTGCTCGCTGTGTACCGCCTGCGATGACGTGTGCCCGGTACGCATTCCGCTGTCCTCGCTGATTGTGCAGCACCGACGCACGCTGGCAGAAAATGGGATGACGCCTGCCGCTGAGCGTCGCATCGTCGGGTTGTTCAACTACGCCAATAGCCACCCTGGCCTGTGGAAAGTCGGGATGGTGGCCGGCGCGCGTGCTGCCCGCTTGCTCATTCGTAACGGCAAGATACCGTTTAACATCGGTGCAATCAGCGAGTGGACCGAAGCCCGCGACCTGCCGGATGCCGATGGTCAGAGCTTCCGCAGTTGGTTCAAACAGCATCAGCGTCAGACTAAGGAGAAACGCTAA
- a CDS encoding (Fe-S)-binding protein: MNVNFFVTCIGDALKSRMARDSVLLLEQLGCHIHFPERQGCCGQPAINSGYIRDALPGMKNLIAALEENDDPIVSPAGSCTNAIKHYADWLVDEPEWARRATQVASRMVDLTSFIVNRLGVTDVGARLPGKAVYHPSCSLFRKMGVREEPLALLHQVRDLELLPFHGQETCCGFGGTFSVKMAEISGEMVKEKVAHIMEAKPDYLIGADVSCLLNIGGRLQREGHAVRVMHIAEVLMSR; the protein is encoded by the coding sequence ATGAATGTGAATTTTTTTGTCACCTGCATCGGCGATGCGCTCAAATCGCGTATGGCCCGTGACAGCGTGCTGTTGCTGGAGCAGCTCGGCTGCCATATTCACTTTCCCGAGCGACAAGGCTGTTGCGGTCAACCTGCCATCAACAGCGGATATATCCGCGACGCACTGCCGGGCATGAAAAACCTGATCGCCGCGCTGGAAGAGAACGACGACCCTATCGTGTCGCCTGCCGGCTCCTGCACCAACGCCATCAAACACTATGCCGACTGGCTAGTAGACGAGCCGGAGTGGGCCAGACGCGCCACTCAGGTCGCCAGCCGGATGGTGGACCTCACCTCGTTTATTGTTAACCGCCTTGGGGTTACCGATGTCGGTGCCCGTTTACCGGGCAAAGCGGTTTACCACCCGTCCTGTAGCCTGTTTCGTAAAATGGGGGTGCGGGAAGAGCCACTGGCGTTATTGCATCAGGTACGTGACCTGGAATTGCTGCCGTTTCATGGACAGGAAACCTGCTGCGGTTTCGGCGGTACTTTTTCCGTCAAAATGGCGGAGATCTCCGGTGAAATGGTGAAAGAAAAAGTCGCGCACATCATGGAGGCCAAACCGGACTACCTGATCGGCGCTGACGTCAGTTGCCTGCTCAACATCGGCGGGCGACTACAGCGCGAAGGGCATGCCGTTCGGGTGATGCATATCGCAGAAGTACTGATGAGCCGCTAA
- the cfa gene encoding cyclopropane fatty acyl phospholipid synthase, with product MSNVCIVDDISEKNEWRRIAQELLHQAGITINGTEPWDIQVNDSRFFKRVLQQGSVGLGESYMEGWWNCARLDMFFHRILAARLDEQRPARWGDLMRIGLARLVNLQSRKRAWQVGKVHYDLGNDLFCHMLDPYMQYSCGYWKEADTLDDAQQHKLALICEKLQLKPGMTLLDIGCGWGGLAVYAAQHYGVTVHGVTISAEQKAFVEARNGGLDIHILLQDYRDLHQQYDRIVSVGMFEHVGPKNYATYFDVVNRCLKPDGLFLLHTIGSNKTAHNVDPWINKYIFPNGYLPSIKQIADTSESYFVMEDWHNFGADYDKTLMAWLARFNAAWPHLADDYSPAFRRMFSYYLTACAGAFRARNIQLWQVLFSRGVEQGLNVPR from the coding sequence ATGAGTAATGTGTGCATCGTTGATGATATCAGCGAAAAAAATGAATGGCGGCGTATTGCGCAGGAACTGTTACATCAGGCTGGGATAACCATTAACGGCACCGAACCCTGGGATATTCAGGTTAACGATTCACGTTTTTTCAAACGGGTACTACAGCAAGGCTCCGTGGGATTGGGTGAAAGTTACATGGAAGGCTGGTGGAACTGTGCGCGGCTCGATATGTTTTTTCACCGGATACTCGCCGCCCGGCTGGATGAACAGCGCCCGGCACGCTGGGGCGACCTGATGCGTATCGGGCTGGCACGGCTGGTCAACCTTCAGTCGCGCAAACGCGCCTGGCAGGTCGGTAAAGTCCACTATGACCTCGGCAACGACCTGTTCTGCCATATGCTTGACCCCTACATGCAGTATTCATGCGGTTATTGGAAAGAAGCCGACACCCTTGATGACGCCCAGCAGCACAAACTGGCGTTGATCTGCGAAAAACTCCAGTTGAAACCCGGCATGACGTTGCTGGATATCGGCTGCGGTTGGGGAGGGCTGGCGGTATACGCCGCTCAGCATTACGGCGTTACCGTGCATGGCGTCACCATTTCCGCCGAGCAAAAGGCCTTTGTGGAAGCGCGCAACGGCGGGCTGGATATCCATATTCTGTTGCAGGATTACCGCGATCTGCACCAGCAGTACGATCGTATTGTCTCCGTCGGCATGTTTGAACACGTGGGGCCGAAAAATTACGCCACCTATTTTGACGTGGTCAATCGGTGCCTGAAGCCGGACGGCCTGTTCCTGTTACATACCATCGGGTCGAATAAAACGGCGCATAACGTTGACCCGTGGATCAATAAATACATTTTCCCCAACGGATACCTGCCATCCATTAAACAAATTGCCGACACCAGTGAATCCTATTTTGTGATGGAAGATTGGCACAACTTCGGTGCCGATTACGATAAAACCCTGATGGCCTGGCTGGCTCGCTTTAACGCCGCCTGGCCGCATCTGGCTGACGATTACTCACCCGCTTTCCGGCGCATGTTCAGTTACTACCTGACCGCCTGCGCCGGTGCGTTTCGGGCCAGAAATATCCAGCTATGGCAGGTTCTTTTTAGCCGGGGCGTCGAACAGGGATTGAACGTCCCCCGTTGA
- a CDS encoding helix-turn-helix domain-containing protein, with translation MSHSLVSSPRLPVAGQPAPVLLSLPRPVYFRSYPLVKGTEVAQHQHPFVEFLYAREGGMRVEIEGKTLIVPVLYGVWIPAHVPHCILSTSDVMLESLYIESDYVAIDHSSCKVVLVSDFIREFIHYATKHVPEQYDYDGDDAQLVKVLTTLLRQLPDAGFSLSWPSSATLMRVCRDIQQTPDAPHGIEEWAARTGMSVRTFSRRFKKETGVAFSEWKKRMRLLESVVMLKNNRSVTQVALDLGYASTASFTFAFRQMFGVPPTRY, from the coding sequence ATGTCCCATTCGCTTGTGTCATCTCCCCGCTTGCCGGTAGCCGGGCAGCCCGCGCCGGTATTGCTGTCTTTACCGCGTCCGGTCTACTTTCGCTCTTATCCACTGGTGAAAGGGACTGAGGTGGCACAGCATCAGCACCCGTTTGTCGAGTTCCTGTATGCGCGTGAAGGGGGAATGCGGGTAGAGATTGAGGGCAAAACGCTGATCGTACCGGTGCTGTATGGGGTGTGGATCCCGGCGCATGTGCCGCACTGTATTCTGTCAACCAGCGACGTGATGCTGGAAAGCCTGTATATCGAGTCGGATTATGTGGCTATCGACCACAGCAGTTGTAAGGTGGTGCTGGTCAGCGATTTTATTCGCGAGTTTATCCACTATGCCACCAAACACGTGCCGGAACAGTATGACTATGACGGGGATGACGCCCAGTTGGTGAAGGTGCTGACCACCTTGCTGCGGCAGTTGCCGGATGCGGGATTTTCGCTGTCGTGGCCGTCTTCCGCCACCTTGATGCGGGTATGCCGCGATATCCAGCAAACGCCGGATGCGCCTCACGGCATTGAGGAGTGGGCGGCACGCACCGGCATGTCGGTGCGCACGTTTTCGCGTCGTTTTAAGAAAGAAACCGGCGTGGCGTTCAGTGAGTGGAAGAAACGCATGCGGTTACTGGAATCCGTGGTGATGCTGAAAAACAACCGCAGTGTTACGCAGGTGGCGCTGGATCTGGGGTATGCCAGCACCGCCTCGTTTACCTTCGCATTTCGCCAAATGTTTGGCGTGCCACCGACGCGTTATTAA
- a CDS encoding CidB/LrgB family autolysis modulator: MWHDIVWSLPLTLLVFFLARRLAQRLNSPLLNPLLVSMVVLIAFLLLCHIPYEHYFRGSSVLNSLLQPAVVALAFPLYEQLHQIRMRWKSIISICFIGSLVAMVTGTWIALRLGATPAIAASIMPKSVTTPIAMAVGGSIGGIPAISAVCVIFVGILGAVFGHMLLNVMHIHTKAARGLAMGTASHALGTARCAELDYEEGAFSSLALVICGIMTSLMAPLLFPMMMALTH; encoded by the coding sequence ATGTGGCATGATATCGTCTGGTCGCTGCCGTTAACGCTGCTGGTGTTCTTTCTGGCGCGTCGGCTGGCACAACGGCTGAATTCACCGTTGTTAAACCCCCTGCTGGTGTCGATGGTGGTGTTGATTGCGTTTTTACTGCTTTGTCATATCCCGTACGAACACTATTTCCGGGGCAGCTCAGTGCTCAACAGCCTGTTGCAACCGGCCGTGGTCGCGCTGGCGTTTCCGTTGTACGAGCAATTGCATCAGATCCGCATGCGCTGGAAGTCGATCATCAGCATCTGTTTTATCGGTAGTCTGGTGGCGATGGTGACCGGCACCTGGATTGCTCTGCGTCTGGGGGCCACCCCGGCGATTGCCGCTTCCATTATGCCCAAATCGGTCACCACGCCGATTGCCATGGCGGTAGGTGGTAGCATCGGTGGTATTCCGGCCATCAGTGCGGTGTGCGTTATCTTTGTCGGTATTCTTGGCGCGGTATTCGGTCATATGTTGTTGAATGTGATGCACATTCACACCAAAGCGGCGCGCGGCCTGGCAATGGGCACCGCATCACACGCACTCGGTACGGCCCGCTGCGCCGAGTTGGACTATGAAGAAGGCGCGTTCAGCTCACTGGCGCTGGTTATCTGCGGCATCATGACGTCGCTGATGGCACCGCTGCTGTTCCCGATGATGATGGCGTTGACTCACTAG